One Thermoplasma volcanium GSS1 genomic window carries:
- a CDS encoding transcription initiation factor IIB, with product MIEGQERNILVDDFLAKLRRYKGAKIPNNVSRNENLNRIALSLKRSGLIDEIPLEVMKNALNIYLDNVSHGISRGRGCTAVLAACILVASRSSPSPVTLRYVSRALKIDPSRIWRTESLVVKNTNGKNMAVRPIDFIERYAESLNVDDDVRDEAIALTNKIASQVSLMRKSPSTIAISALYLASILKDRKLVQRYVTKKTGITEVTLIRTYKEIYSYLTGNQAT from the coding sequence GTGATAGAAGGCCAAGAAAGAAATATATTAGTTGATGATTTTTTAGCTAAGTTAAGGAGGTACAAGGGAGCAAAGATTCCAAACAACGTCTCTAGAAATGAAAACTTGAATCGTATCGCGCTATCATTGAAAAGATCAGGACTTATAGATGAAATACCCTTAGAAGTAATGAAGAACGCACTAAATATATACCTGGATAATGTTTCGCATGGCATATCGCGGGGCCGCGGATGCACTGCGGTACTTGCTGCCTGTATTCTAGTCGCGTCAAGGTCCAGCCCATCTCCTGTTACCTTAAGGTATGTCTCTAGGGCGTTAAAAATAGATCCTTCCAGGATATGGAGGACGGAGAGCTTAGTGGTCAAAAATACAAACGGCAAAAATATGGCAGTCAGGCCGATAGATTTTATAGAGAGGTATGCTGAATCGCTTAACGTAGACGACGATGTGCGGGACGAGGCTATTGCACTTACAAATAAAATCGCCTCGCAAGTAAGCCTTATGAGAAAATCGCCATCCACTATTGCGATTTCGGCTCTTTATTTGGCGTCAATACTTAAGGACAGAAAACTAGTACAGAGGTATGTTACTAAGAAGACGGGCATAACCGAGGTAACTCTCATTAGGACTTACAAAGAAATTTACAGTTATCTTACGGGGAATCAAGCAACATAA
- a CDS encoding pyridoxal-phosphate-dependent aminotransferase family protein produces MLRKLMHVGPSMTSYEVQLEGVRENVGFASPEFLEAMRNSLEGLRIVVGADNSYLPFILPGSGTVAMESVTSILPRKGKVLVASNGVFGNRWKPILDAHRMEYEVLEAEPGKSVDPASIKDKLSSGNFASLVFTHVETSTGVRADIEEICRKARPLVDRIVVDGVASVGGETLKVKEWGIDAIITASQKGLASPPGAALLVVAKDSLNNTAGDGYFFDLKNWVEPMNTYLKGENGYLSTEPVGVVMALSHVFNDIRAEGLENTIKRHRVFSEALNEGLEEIGLKVLADREHWSNTVTAVVAERSDDIVKFALSMGIEFATGVHPKLKGKYFRIGHMGYFNYYDVFSALSVIERSALRAGINIKLGSGLTRAQEILIKNGV; encoded by the coding sequence ATGCTTAGAAAACTCATGCATGTTGGCCCTTCAATGACATCTTACGAAGTACAGCTTGAAGGAGTCAGAGAAAACGTCGGTTTTGCTTCGCCAGAGTTCCTTGAAGCTATGAGGAATTCCCTTGAAGGCCTAAGGATTGTTGTAGGAGCAGATAATTCGTATTTGCCATTCATATTGCCTGGTAGCGGTACGGTAGCAATGGAATCAGTTACTTCGATATTGCCACGAAAAGGAAAGGTTCTCGTAGCCTCTAATGGAGTATTCGGGAATAGGTGGAAGCCGATCTTAGATGCACACCGGATGGAATACGAAGTACTTGAGGCTGAACCTGGGAAGTCAGTTGATCCTGCTTCTATAAAGGATAAGCTCTCATCTGGCAACTTCGCATCTTTGGTCTTCACCCATGTCGAAACGAGCACAGGCGTGAGGGCAGACATAGAGGAAATATGCAGGAAGGCCAGACCGTTAGTGGATAGAATAGTTGTAGACGGAGTAGCGAGCGTTGGTGGTGAAACGTTAAAGGTTAAGGAATGGGGCATAGATGCGATAATAACGGCGAGCCAAAAAGGCCTTGCCTCACCGCCTGGGGCTGCGCTACTAGTAGTTGCAAAGGATTCGCTAAATAACACTGCAGGTGACGGCTATTTCTTTGATCTTAAAAACTGGGTAGAACCTATGAACACGTATCTAAAGGGTGAAAATGGATACTTGTCAACCGAGCCAGTAGGAGTTGTTATGGCCCTTTCACACGTATTCAATGATATTAGGGCAGAAGGGTTAGAAAATACCATAAAAAGGCATAGGGTTTTCTCTGAAGCGCTCAACGAAGGATTAGAAGAGATTGGTTTGAAAGTCCTAGCAGATAGGGAGCACTGGAGCAATACAGTTACTGCAGTTGTCGCAGAAAGATCTGACGACATAGTGAAATTTGCATTGTCCATGGGCATAGAATTCGCGACTGGAGTCCATCCAAAATTAAAAGGAAAATACTTTAGGATTGGGCATATGGGGTACTTTAACTATTACGATGTTTTTTCAGCTTTATCCGTCATCGAGCGATCAGCGCTGCGTGCTGGCATCAATATAAAGTTAGGTTCAGGGTTAACTAGGGCTCAGGAGATACTCATCAAGAATGGGGTTTAA
- a CDS encoding DUF790 family protein — protein MFPLELLVAKKTENGSIRPIVIPPDSKWPAENVIDTFRSSIGLKRRELYERIKDIEYQAKNPKTVRSMALLLERISKFRDSFQVPSSEVRRFLFSLGPAVRPEERHTLVEMAAKHFSVGKQEIEDALYGDIEPEQRLISVPDITPDWLVRNYNLEQIETLIYKAKSMVVKKLSNWLPFIDAIKELGLMFEALNEEGLTVIIDGPNSIFGGMDRYGSALAQAFSLLAGSSSWSISATVSIGGKDYSVQLDQSLNYYLPEKREGMLDKTYPEPINIDGRLYFPSSVMDIDGKKVYVDIVRNDDINRILKRDSKIRASGYNWITVYIGPSKNWSNYPLRFRSKIDWSLVQAYARKTLPKETKADYVMAALSKLYPDIDAIIDFLDSNGLPLSIVEKYGYKVSWNGIVPSIEKS, from the coding sequence GTGTTCCCTCTAGAACTACTAGTAGCGAAAAAGACTGAAAACGGTTCGATAAGACCCATAGTTATCCCACCTGACAGCAAATGGCCTGCAGAAAACGTAATAGATACATTTCGTTCATCTATTGGCTTAAAGCGCCGTGAGCTATACGAGAGAATCAAGGATATAGAATACCAGGCAAAGAATCCTAAAACGGTAAGATCCATGGCGCTGCTGCTTGAAAGAATATCGAAATTCCGTGATAGCTTTCAGGTCCCGAGTTCAGAGGTAAGGCGCTTCCTCTTTTCACTAGGGCCGGCAGTGAGACCAGAGGAACGCCATACACTTGTTGAGATGGCTGCTAAGCATTTTTCTGTAGGCAAACAAGAGATAGAAGACGCCCTGTACGGAGATATAGAACCTGAACAGAGGCTTATCTCCGTGCCAGATATAACTCCCGATTGGCTGGTAAGAAATTACAACCTGGAACAGATAGAAACACTAATTTATAAGGCGAAGAGCATGGTCGTCAAAAAGTTGAGCAACTGGCTGCCATTTATAGATGCAATCAAGGAACTCGGCCTTATGTTCGAAGCATTAAACGAAGAGGGCTTGACGGTAATAATAGATGGGCCAAACAGCATCTTCGGTGGTATGGATAGATATGGGTCAGCGCTTGCTCAGGCCTTTTCACTATTGGCAGGTTCCTCGAGTTGGTCAATTTCAGCAACTGTTAGCATTGGTGGAAAAGATTACTCCGTCCAGCTCGATCAATCGCTGAACTATTACCTTCCGGAGAAAAGAGAAGGGATGTTAGATAAGACTTACCCGGAGCCAATAAATATCGATGGGAGGCTTTACTTTCCATCTTCTGTGATGGACATAGATGGAAAGAAGGTATACGTCGACATAGTTAGAAATGATGATATTAATCGAATACTGAAAAGAGATTCCAAAATAAGAGCATCCGGATATAATTGGATCACAGTTTATATCGGGCCTTCAAAAAACTGGAGCAATTATCCTCTACGCTTTCGTTCAAAGATCGACTGGTCTCTCGTGCAAGCCTATGCCAGGAAAACTTTACCTAAAGAGACAAAGGCGGATTATGTGATGGCTGCACTGTCTAAACTATATCCTGATATAGATGCTATAATAGACTTCCTGGACAGCAACGGACTTCCTTTAAGCATCGTGGAAAAATATGGGTATAAGGTATCGTGGAACGGCATAGTACCCAGTATTGAAAAAAGTTGA
- a CDS encoding DEAD/DEAH box helicase family protein, with the protein MIELTYSGGSILIRGYEGELPPDIAIFDNRIMCYRALGMNYEKVAEYLKSKGKEFTDNVCNCPDIEVKANIKLRPYQSDALDKWASSNMRGTIVLPTAAGKTHIGIEAINRTKKKTIILVPTIDLLTQWKQKIKELLNLDAGQIGGGEKEEREITVSTYDSAYLMAEKYGNHFDLIIADEVHHLASEKLRMIAMMYTARYRLGLTATYERTDGLEKDLEYLMGGKIFELGYEEIDEYLADYKIVRIPVELDDDEQTQYEKYHSIFVNYLRKHRMAIGGSWDFNKFIRSSWTPEGREALTAWRKSREIAMNPAGKIEMARTLVAQHKNERIIIFSEDTETTYRISKEFLIPAITYMTSKDERSEIPELFKTGKYNVIATSRVLDEGVDFPDASVAIVMSGSGSTRQFRQRLGRILRPSYGKKAVMYELVTSQTAEFGASRRRRKGVPSRTTSSEKD; encoded by the coding sequence GTGATTGAACTCACATATTCCGGAGGCTCCATACTTATAAGAGGTTATGAAGGTGAATTGCCACCAGATATCGCTATCTTCGATAACAGGATTATGTGTTATAGAGCACTGGGAATGAACTACGAAAAGGTTGCTGAATACCTCAAGTCTAAGGGTAAAGAATTCACTGATAACGTATGTAATTGCCCTGATATAGAAGTCAAAGCAAACATTAAATTAAGGCCATACCAGAGCGATGCCTTGGATAAGTGGGCATCCAGTAATATGCGTGGAACCATAGTCCTCCCCACAGCAGCTGGAAAGACCCACATAGGTATAGAGGCCATAAATAGAACGAAAAAGAAGACGATTATACTTGTACCCACAATAGATCTACTCACGCAATGGAAGCAGAAGATAAAGGAGCTGCTTAACCTGGACGCAGGGCAGATAGGCGGTGGTGAAAAGGAAGAGAGGGAGATAACTGTCTCAACTTACGACTCCGCTTATTTAATGGCAGAGAAATACGGCAACCATTTTGATCTGATCATTGCAGACGAAGTCCATCATCTGGCATCTGAGAAGCTTCGTATGATAGCCATGATGTATACTGCAAGGTATAGGCTAGGACTTACAGCTACATACGAGAGGACTGACGGCCTGGAAAAAGATCTGGAATACCTTATGGGAGGGAAGATATTTGAACTTGGATACGAGGAAATTGATGAATACCTAGCCGATTACAAAATAGTGCGTATACCAGTTGAGTTAGATGATGATGAACAGACTCAATATGAAAAGTATCATTCTATCTTCGTAAACTATCTAAGAAAACATAGAATGGCAATAGGCGGATCATGGGATTTTAATAAATTTATTAGGAGCTCTTGGACACCAGAAGGGAGAGAAGCGCTTACTGCATGGAGAAAATCAAGAGAAATTGCTATGAATCCAGCAGGGAAGATCGAGATGGCCCGCACGTTAGTTGCGCAACACAAGAATGAAAGGATAATAATTTTTTCTGAGGATACTGAAACGACCTATAGGATTTCAAAAGAGTTCCTGATTCCAGCGATTACCTACATGACTTCAAAGGATGAGAGATCAGAAATACCGGAATTGTTTAAAACCGGTAAATATAACGTAATAGCAACGTCTCGAGTCTTAGACGAAGGGGTAGATTTTCCAGATGCATCTGTAGCTATAGTTATGAGCGGTTCTGGCAGCACAAGGCAATTTAGGCAGCGCCTCGGCAGGATACTACGGCCATCGTATGGAAAAAAGGCAGTAATGTATGAGCTCGTAACATCGCAAACTGCAGAGTTTGGGGCATCAAGAAGGAGGAGGAAAGGTGTTCCCTCTAGAACTACTAGTAGCGAAAAAGACTGA
- the ribA gene encoding GTP cyclohydrolase II, with the protein MIELYSNAKLPTEFGLFRIYTFVNDENKDHAVIVRGDPRGKENVPLRIHSECLTGDVLGSLRCDCRDQLIQSLRYLGRQEYGMLIYLRQEGRGIGLLNKIKAYSLQDMGADTVEANLKLGLPVDSRNYSFAAEVLRYFEIKSIYIMTNNPEKIKSLIESGINVKGRIPIFSDPTPYDKFYLETKKTKLGHEIENI; encoded by the coding sequence ATGATAGAGCTTTATTCAAATGCAAAGCTGCCTACTGAATTTGGGCTTTTCCGTATATATACGTTTGTCAACGACGAAAATAAGGATCACGCAGTTATTGTAAGGGGTGATCCGAGAGGAAAGGAAAATGTACCTCTCCGCATACATTCCGAATGCCTAACTGGCGATGTCCTTGGCTCACTTCGATGCGACTGCAGAGATCAGCTGATCCAGTCTCTGAGGTATCTTGGCAGACAGGAATACGGAATGCTTATATACTTAAGGCAAGAGGGTAGAGGTATCGGTCTCCTTAACAAGATAAAAGCGTACAGTCTACAGGATATGGGTGCGGATACGGTAGAAGCTAATCTTAAGCTAGGACTGCCTGTCGATAGTCGAAACTATAGTTTTGCTGCAGAAGTTCTAAGGTACTTTGAGATAAAATCTATATACATAATGACAAATAACCCAGAAAAGATAAAATCGCTCATCGAAAGTGGAATCAACGTGAAGGGAAGAATACCAATATTCAGCGATCCAACGCCATACGATAAGTTTTATTTGGAAACAAAGAAAACAAAACTCGGGCATGAGATCGAAAATATATAA
- a CDS encoding indolepyruvate oxidoreductase subunit beta produces MESLNLLIAGVGGQGIITMGKMLATAADLAGVKVIVSETHGLSQRGGSVAVHVRMGNVYAPLIERGKADYIIGLEASEAVRNLSYAGPNTKFIINKNLIKPVLPKVMPATLDEVFEALKDYQVYHIDAETIAAESGNRKGSNAVLLGYMYSINAFRTLKISVNNFLQAMVSESNKACFRAGIGVNRLTDLTNSH; encoded by the coding sequence ATGGAATCTCTAAACTTACTTATTGCAGGCGTAGGCGGCCAAGGAATAATTACAATGGGAAAAATGCTTGCTACAGCAGCAGACTTAGCTGGCGTAAAGGTAATTGTTTCTGAGACACATGGCCTCTCGCAGCGTGGTGGATCGGTGGCAGTGCATGTGAGGATGGGAAATGTTTATGCTCCGTTAATTGAGAGGGGGAAAGCGGATTATATTATCGGATTGGAGGCAAGTGAAGCTGTCAGAAATCTATCGTATGCCGGACCTAATACGAAATTTATCATAAATAAGAACTTAATTAAGCCTGTATTGCCGAAGGTGATGCCTGCAACTCTCGATGAAGTGTTCGAGGCTCTGAAGGATTATCAGGTCTATCACATAGATGCAGAGACTATCGCAGCTGAATCTGGGAATAGAAAGGGGTCAAATGCCGTTCTCTTAGGATATATGTATTCAATAAATGCATTTCGTACATTAAAAATATCTGTAAACAATTTTTTGCAGGCTATGGTATCCGAAAGCAACAAGGCTTGTTTCCGCGCTGGCATAGGTGTGAATAGGCTGACGGACCTAACAAATTCGCACTAA
- a CDS encoding indolepyruvate ferredoxin oxidoreductase subunit alpha — protein MGNHRVLMGNQAIAFGALKAGVEVAAGYPGTPSTEIIETLKGLNDSVYAEWSINEKVALETAYGAAMMGSKALAAMKHVGMNVAADPLFSSSYTGVDGALVIVSADDPSMWSSQNEQDNRYYGLHALIPVIEPYDPQSAYDLTIKAFEISEKLRHPVILRTTTRVGHVRSQVNFERDGQKEKKGIEKNPGKYVMAPENARRDRVEQIDRWNQVSEYIERLNVLEDNGSNTLIIASGIAYPYVKEITEEEGLNANIFRLVTPVPIPEKSILDSMTRVKKVLVVEENDPVVELQLSQLMVKNGIMKELHGKDLVSPIGELTLEKVRGAIMGFFGKEYVRSYPDDVSLRTRPPALCPGCPHRSSFYDIKKGLSKVSMQKAFFSGDIGCYTLGALPPFNEQDSATNMGSSVGISNGVFRATGQIPVSIIGDSTFFHSGLQGVANAVYNGTPEIIIVLDNRSTAMTGQQPSPSTHISIENVARAMGIDFVDTFDPFDVKEGSDAVQKAAEYVKENKKPALIVAKRACALEVLEKVGDYTMKAEVDLEKCTGCSICYDFFTCPSILPLSNKKAFIDDSCIGCGACVEVCPFNAIKVKGNAPKGWIEAWNL, from the coding sequence ATGGGTAATCATAGAGTTCTTATGGGAAACCAGGCTATTGCGTTCGGAGCCCTTAAAGCAGGGGTCGAAGTTGCAGCAGGTTACCCTGGAACACCTTCCACTGAAATTATAGAAACATTAAAGGGGCTTAACGACTCTGTTTACGCTGAATGGAGCATAAATGAAAAAGTAGCCCTTGAAACCGCATATGGGGCTGCTATGATGGGTTCAAAGGCTCTCGCTGCAATGAAGCATGTGGGCATGAATGTAGCAGCTGATCCGCTTTTCAGCAGTTCATATACTGGTGTGGATGGGGCCCTTGTAATTGTAAGTGCGGATGATCCGTCAATGTGGTCCTCCCAAAATGAACAGGATAATAGATACTATGGCCTTCACGCTCTAATCCCAGTGATTGAACCGTATGATCCGCAAAGTGCCTATGACCTCACCATAAAGGCATTCGAGATCAGCGAAAAACTTCGACATCCTGTTATTCTGCGAACTACTACTAGGGTAGGCCATGTAAGATCTCAAGTCAACTTTGAAAGAGATGGTCAGAAAGAAAAAAAGGGCATAGAAAAGAACCCTGGGAAATACGTTATGGCTCCTGAAAATGCCAGGAGGGACAGAGTTGAGCAGATTGATCGCTGGAATCAGGTATCGGAATACATAGAAAGACTAAATGTACTTGAAGACAACGGTTCAAATACCCTTATTATAGCGAGTGGAATAGCCTATCCTTATGTGAAGGAAATCACTGAAGAAGAAGGCCTCAACGCAAATATCTTTCGTCTTGTTACTCCGGTACCTATTCCGGAAAAATCGATCCTAGATTCAATGACAAGGGTAAAGAAAGTGCTTGTAGTTGAGGAAAACGATCCCGTTGTCGAGCTGCAACTCTCTCAACTCATGGTGAAAAACGGAATTATGAAAGAACTGCATGGAAAGGATCTCGTATCGCCTATAGGCGAACTTACTCTGGAAAAGGTAAGAGGAGCTATAATGGGCTTTTTCGGAAAGGAATATGTGCGCAGTTATCCAGATGATGTTTCGCTGAGGACAAGGCCCCCAGCACTATGCCCAGGATGCCCCCACAGATCTTCATTCTACGATATTAAAAAAGGCCTCAGCAAAGTATCCATGCAAAAGGCATTCTTTTCAGGTGATATCGGATGTTACACTCTTGGTGCGCTGCCCCCCTTTAACGAGCAAGATAGCGCTACAAACATGGGATCTAGCGTTGGCATAAGCAATGGCGTGTTCAGGGCTACAGGCCAGATACCTGTATCCATTATAGGGGATTCGACATTTTTCCATAGCGGCCTGCAGGGTGTTGCCAATGCCGTCTACAACGGAACACCAGAAATAATAATTGTCCTAGACAACAGATCTACAGCAATGACAGGCCAGCAACCTAGCCCATCAACGCATATATCCATAGAAAATGTGGCAAGGGCGATGGGGATTGATTTTGTCGACACATTCGATCCATTCGATGTAAAGGAGGGTTCAGACGCAGTCCAGAAGGCTGCAGAATACGTTAAAGAGAATAAGAAGCCCGCCCTAATTGTGGCGAAAAGAGCATGCGCGTTAGAAGTCCTTGAAAAAGTCGGGGATTATACCATGAAAGCTGAGGTAGATCTTGAAAAATGCACCGGATGTTCGATATGCTACGATTTCTTTACATGCCCATCCATACTCCCATTATCCAATAAGAAAGCGTTCATAGATGACAGCTGCATAGGGTGTGGAGCCTGTGTTGAGGTTTGTCCTTTTAACGCAATAAAAGTTAAAGGAAATGCGCCGAAAGGGTGGATAGAAGCATGGAATCTCTAA
- a CDS encoding FKBP-type peptidyl-prolyl cis-trans isomerase, producing MKCLNTGDFIKIEYEMRVGDDKKLVATSKEELAKENNIYDEKQKYGDIVVIVGQEGLFKEINESFKNAQVGQELEVEIPPEDAFGQRLPSNIKVHTMREFQRLNIDPRVGMEVEINRKIGRIISVTPGRVLVDYNHKWAGKKVYYKYKINGTITDTAEKVKAIIANNYDPEGFNVSVDDSIRIEIPENAKFSVAWLDAKYTIVNTARKYIPGLDILITEKYEKGKGEEQNKTETTAEQPAAEQRETPAEAKGSGQEETNAKN from the coding sequence GTGAAATGCTTGAATACAGGAGATTTCATTAAGATCGAGTATGAAATGAGGGTCGGAGACGATAAAAAGCTTGTGGCTACAAGCAAGGAAGAGCTCGCTAAAGAAAATAATATATATGATGAGAAGCAGAAGTATGGTGATATAGTTGTCATCGTTGGCCAGGAGGGCCTATTCAAAGAGATAAACGAAAGCTTTAAAAATGCACAGGTAGGCCAAGAACTAGAGGTTGAGATACCACCTGAAGACGCTTTCGGACAAAGATTACCATCAAACATCAAAGTGCATACAATGCGTGAATTCCAGCGCCTAAACATAGATCCTAGAGTAGGGATGGAAGTTGAAATAAACAGAAAAATAGGCAGGATAATCTCCGTAACTCCTGGCAGGGTCTTAGTTGATTACAACCACAAGTGGGCTGGAAAGAAAGTATATTATAAGTATAAGATAAATGGTACAATAACAGATACGGCTGAAAAAGTGAAAGCCATCATTGCAAATAATTACGATCCAGAGGGCTTTAACGTATCAGTCGATGATAGCATAAGGATAGAAATTCCTGAAAATGCAAAATTTAGCGTTGCGTGGCTTGACGCAAAGTACACTATAGTCAACACCGCTAGGAAGTATATACCAGGTCTGGATATACTCATAACTGAAAAGTACGAAAAGGGAAAGGGAGAGGAGCAGAATAAGACGGAAACTACGGCTGAGCAGCCAGCTGCTGAACAAAGGGAAACGCCTGCAGAAGCGAAGGGAAGCGGGCAAGAAGAAACAAATGCAAAAAACTGA
- a CDS encoding RNA methyltransferase, with protein sequence MQKTDGLADRIWVVLVQPKYQGNIGAVARSMKNSGLSKLIIVGNRPDDEAFARSMGGRQILENAEIVDSLEEIVHRFTIVAGTSSTASSNLKRFRRLPVDPETFWKQMESQTGKVALVFGREDDGLRNEELDLCNYFIYIPGNPDYPVYNLSHAVAIVLYVMYRSYVPSDMIQHESIKPEHEVLLMSNILDIMKLSRYPAHKMRNAEVMLRRIIGRSMITEREYFKLMGIVRRIKEAIEGNLDEGNNERN encoded by the coding sequence ATGCAAAAAACTGATGGCCTTGCGGACAGGATCTGGGTGGTCCTTGTCCAGCCTAAATACCAGGGAAATATAGGTGCAGTGGCCAGATCGATGAAAAATTCTGGCCTATCCAAACTTATCATTGTAGGCAATAGACCTGATGATGAAGCATTCGCACGTTCCATGGGCGGGAGGCAGATACTGGAAAATGCCGAGATTGTGGATTCACTTGAAGAGATCGTTCATAGGTTTACTATCGTAGCGGGCACTTCGAGCACGGCCTCTTCGAATCTTAAGCGTTTCAGGCGATTACCGGTTGACCCAGAGACATTCTGGAAACAGATGGAGAGTCAAACAGGGAAAGTTGCTCTCGTATTCGGCAGAGAGGACGATGGTCTGAGAAACGAGGAGCTTGATCTTTGCAATTATTTTATATATATACCTGGTAATCCAGATTATCCTGTCTATAACCTTTCGCATGCTGTAGCCATAGTACTTTATGTTATGTATAGGAGCTACGTACCTTCAGATATGATACAACACGAATCAATAAAGCCAGAACACGAAGTATTGCTTATGAGTAACATTCTAGATATTATGAAGCTTAGCAGATATCCAGCGCATAAAATGCGCAATGCAGAAGTCATGCTTAGACGCATAATTGGCAGATCTATGATCACTGAGAGAGAATACTTTAAACTTATGGGCATAGTAAGAAGGATAAAAGAGGCCATTGAGGGGAATTTAGATGAAGGTAATAACGAACGTAACTGA
- a CDS encoding DsrE family protein, translated as MKVITNVTDPSKVGQVVRNLMNLLREDPSIEVEVVFHVDAITVLSAESENKDVYALLKNGINVVACRNSMIAKGMDSDSLILGVTVVNAGIYELVKKISEGWIYIRL; from the coding sequence ATGAAGGTAATAACGAACGTAACTGATCCTTCAAAGGTTGGCCAAGTAGTCAGAAACCTAATGAATTTGCTGCGTGAAGATCCATCCATAGAAGTAGAAGTCGTTTTTCATGTGGATGCAATAACTGTACTAAGCGCAGAGTCAGAAAATAAAGATGTATATGCCCTTTTGAAAAACGGTATAAATGTGGTTGCCTGCAGAAATTCAATGATTGCAAAAGGAATGGATTCGGATTCACTTATATTAGGTGTTACGGTAGTTAACGCTGGAATATACGAACTCGTGAAGAAAATATCAGAAGGTTGGATTTATATTAGATTATAG